From Azospirillum sp. TSA2s, a single genomic window includes:
- a CDS encoding electron transfer flavoprotein subunit beta translates to MHNVAVLLSIGRHPVSGRARRAATDAQALEMALAMRPRRLTAIHAGPAADGEALRAYLGMGLERLTLLHLPEGSDPVEPLIAHLRQFDPSLVLTGRQAEDGEGSGMLPYLIARGLDAAVVPDVVGIGSADTPDSMPGAVDLVQALPRGQRRALIATGRLIATVHPSAPPARASAFGPARRGVIEPVAVQATADLFLPDCEHRPWRPKPKLMRVKRGGSALDRLKAATESKSGKGQLLVNPTAEAGALAIYDSLVEQGMLP, encoded by the coding sequence ATGCATAATGTCGCCGTCCTGCTGTCCATCGGCCGCCATCCGGTCTCCGGCCGCGCTCGCCGTGCCGCCACCGACGCGCAGGCGCTGGAAATGGCGCTGGCAATGCGTCCGCGGCGGCTGACGGCGATCCATGCCGGCCCCGCCGCCGACGGCGAGGCGCTGCGCGCCTATCTCGGCATGGGGCTGGAGCGGCTGACGCTGCTGCACCTGCCGGAGGGAAGCGATCCGGTCGAACCGCTGATCGCCCATCTGCGCCAGTTCGACCCGTCACTGGTCCTGACCGGACGGCAGGCGGAGGATGGCGAGGGCAGCGGCATGCTGCCCTATTTGATCGCCCGCGGCCTTGATGCCGCCGTCGTGCCCGATGTGGTGGGGATCGGCTCCGCCGATACGCCGGACTCCATGCCGGGCGCGGTGGACCTCGTTCAGGCGCTGCCGCGCGGACAGCGGCGGGCATTGATCGCTACCGGCCGCCTCATAGCGACCGTCCATCCTTCCGCCCCGCCCGCCCGCGCCTCGGCCTTCGGCCCGGCCCGGCGGGGCGTCATCGAGCCGGTGGCGGTTCAGGCGACCGCCGACCTCTTCCTGCCGGATTGTGAGCATCGGCCATGGCGACCAAAGCCCAAGCTGATGCGCGTGAAGCGCGGCGGCTCGGCGCTGGACCGGCTGAAAGCCGCGACCGAGAGCAAGAGCGGAAAAGGCCAACTGCTGGTCAACCCGACAGCCGAAGCGGGGGCGCTGGCCATCTACGACAGCCTCGTCGAACAGGGAATGCTTCCATGA
- a CDS encoding electron transfer flavoprotein subunit alpha/FixB family protein, whose product MTHPPAIRRRVDPRVERAARTILTGQRPRLLRQPVAAATSERRRDPRAIRDAALVQRQPRPRYDWTRDAACVGIAPMMGATIAAAPAIPLKVIPEPAYLILAMLDRPSGEVSEHDRQVIAAARLLADAGGGAVVTVSTGSGDALAEAGSDRHVALPDGWADDYVPERRAAAASALMAALSPRHILFPDSPDGADVARRVAAATEERLFAGVQSLGPDRATRQSAGGSLETGHRPTRLMTVAADAFNPLDGVRHEARPLDLAAPLTAAEELLPRLGGARRLAVDPDALSLSETDFILSAGNGVTDWQSFAELGEALGATRAGSRVVCDAGHLPRERQVGASGTVVSARCYLAFGIAGAPQHLQGITGVRHVIAVNTDLHAEMIKRADLSIVADAQAVMPALIRLIRERRHA is encoded by the coding sequence ATGACTCACCCTCCAGCCATCCGCCGCCGTGTCGATCCCCGCGTCGAGCGTGCCGCCCGCACAATCCTGACAGGCCAGCGCCCGCGCCTGCTGCGCCAGCCGGTCGCCGCCGCGACGAGTGAGCGCCGCCGCGACCCGCGCGCCATCCGCGACGCAGCCTTGGTCCAGCGCCAGCCGCGCCCTCGCTACGACTGGACGCGCGACGCGGCCTGCGTCGGCATCGCTCCGATGATGGGCGCCACAATTGCCGCGGCCCCCGCGATCCCGCTGAAGGTGATCCCCGAGCCGGCCTATCTGATCCTCGCCATGCTCGACCGCCCCAGCGGCGAGGTCAGTGAGCATGACCGGCAGGTGATCGCCGCCGCCCGCCTGCTGGCCGACGCTGGCGGTGGGGCGGTGGTGACCGTCTCCACCGGGTCGGGAGACGCGCTGGCCGAGGCCGGGTCCGACCGCCATGTCGCCCTGCCCGACGGCTGGGCCGACGATTACGTGCCGGAACGGCGCGCCGCCGCCGCTTCCGCGCTGATGGCCGCACTGTCTCCCCGTCACATCCTGTTCCCGGACAGCCCGGACGGCGCCGACGTCGCAAGGCGGGTCGCCGCGGCTACAGAAGAGCGGCTGTTCGCCGGCGTGCAGAGCCTCGGCCCCGACCGCGCCACTCGGCAATCGGCCGGCGGGTCGCTGGAGACCGGGCACCGCCCGACCCGGCTGATGACGGTGGCGGCAGATGCCTTCAACCCTCTCGACGGCGTGCGGCACGAGGCCCGGCCGCTCGACCTCGCCGCTCCGCTGACAGCCGCGGAGGAGCTTCTGCCCCGCCTGGGCGGCGCCCGCCGGCTGGCCGTCGATCCCGACGCCCTGTCGCTGTCGGAAACCGATTTCATCCTCAGCGCCGGCAATGGCGTAACCGACTGGCAAAGTTTCGCCGAGCTGGGCGAGGCGTTGGGCGCCACCCGCGCCGGCAGCCGCGTGGTCTGCGACGCCGGCCATTTGCCGCGCGAACGGCAGGTCGGCGCCTCCGGCACGGTGGTCAGCGCCCGTTGCTACCTCGCCTTCGGCATCGCCGGCGCGCCGCAGCATCTTCAGGGCATCACCGGCGTCAGGCATGTGATCGCCGTCAACACCGACCTCCACGCCGAGATGATCAAGCGGGCCGACCTGTCCATCGTCGCCGATGCGCAGGCCGTCATGCCCGCCCTGATCCGGCTCATCCGGGAGCGCCGCCATGCATAA
- a CDS encoding DUF3483 domain-containing protein, with protein MIATALTTVVLAVLAIGAALAAWQSRRWLAGRPAAVGVVAGLRALPGRYLVDVHHVVGRTPFNARFHALVAGGFLAALVLLVAMGVAIGGSRILWLLLALVLAAMLAGALMVRHRRRVIRPRELSQGRFARLPLSLLGFSGCLLVVALDQSLGGVMPEALALVLIAIAGVAMADLVWGVWKGPLKHAVHGALHLAFHPRPARFHDGMGRDTGLKPLPLAPTEENEAGALGVARPIDFAWNRLLGFDACVQCGRCETACPAYAAGLPLNPKKLVQDLVAAMDGEASDAAYAGNPHPGRGVGKAHGGAALPLIGPDAMIHPDTLWSCTTCRACVQECPMMIEHVDAVVDLRRFQTLELGATPGKAAVMLEELRATDNPGGRALARRWDWAADLSLPRLPTGGSCDTLLWVGDGAFDLRVQRSLRALVVLLRRAGVDFAVLGDEELDCGDVARRLGDEATFQSLATRNVATLNARRFGRIVTADPHALHTLRNEYPAFGGSWTVVHHTALLLELITAGALTVTKPVGRSVTFHDPCYLGRYNGEIEAPRALLDAIGVERREMLRSGLRSSCCGGGGGAPLTDVSGERRIPDVRMEHVRETGASLVAVACPNCALMLEGVVGPRPEVAEIAELVLAATETAR; from the coding sequence GTGATCGCCACCGCTCTCACCACCGTCGTCCTTGCCGTCCTCGCCATCGGCGCGGCATTGGCCGCCTGGCAGTCGCGGCGTTGGCTGGCCGGCCGGCCGGCGGCGGTCGGTGTGGTCGCCGGGCTGCGCGCCCTGCCCGGCCGCTATCTGGTCGATGTCCACCATGTGGTCGGGCGGACGCCGTTCAACGCCCGCTTCCACGCGCTGGTCGCCGGCGGCTTCCTCGCGGCGCTGGTGCTGCTGGTAGCGATGGGTGTCGCCATCGGCGGATCGCGCATTCTCTGGCTGCTGCTGGCGCTGGTGCTGGCGGCCATGCTGGCGGGTGCCCTGATGGTCCGCCATCGCCGCCGGGTGATCCGCCCGCGCGAGCTGTCGCAGGGCCGCTTCGCCCGCCTTCCGCTGTCGCTTCTGGGATTTTCCGGGTGCCTGCTTGTGGTGGCGCTCGACCAGTCGCTGGGCGGCGTGATGCCGGAGGCGCTGGCTCTGGTACTGATCGCCATTGCCGGAGTGGCGATGGCCGATCTGGTGTGGGGCGTCTGGAAGGGACCGTTGAAGCATGCCGTGCATGGCGCGCTGCATCTGGCCTTCCACCCGCGTCCGGCTCGCTTCCATGATGGCATGGGACGCGACACCGGGCTGAAGCCGCTGCCGCTCGCTCCCACGGAAGAAAATGAGGCGGGTGCGCTGGGCGTAGCGCGTCCCATCGATTTCGCCTGGAACCGGCTGCTCGGCTTCGATGCGTGCGTGCAGTGCGGTCGCTGCGAGACGGCCTGTCCGGCCTATGCCGCCGGCCTGCCGCTGAACCCGAAGAAGCTGGTGCAGGATCTGGTCGCCGCCATGGATGGCGAGGCAAGCGACGCCGCCTATGCCGGCAATCCCCATCCCGGCCGGGGTGTCGGCAAGGCCCATGGCGGGGCGGCGCTGCCGCTGATCGGGCCGGATGCGATGATCCATCCCGACACGCTGTGGTCCTGCACCACCTGCCGCGCCTGCGTGCAGGAATGCCCGATGATGATCGAGCATGTGGACGCCGTCGTCGATCTCCGCCGCTTCCAGACGCTGGAGCTGGGCGCCACCCCCGGCAAGGCCGCGGTCATGCTGGAGGAACTGCGCGCCACCGACAATCCCGGCGGCCGTGCGCTCGCCCGGCGCTGGGACTGGGCGGCCGACCTGTCGCTGCCCCGGCTGCCGACCGGTGGGTCCTGCGACACGCTGCTGTGGGTCGGTGACGGCGCCTTCGACCTGCGGGTCCAGCGCTCGCTGCGGGCACTGGTGGTTCTGCTGCGCCGCGCCGGGGTGGACTTCGCCGTGCTGGGCGACGAGGAGCTGGATTGCGGCGACGTCGCCCGCCGGCTGGGCGACGAGGCGACCTTCCAGTCGCTGGCGACCCGCAACGTTGCGACACTGAACGCCCGCCGCTTCGGCCGCATCGTCACCGCCGACCCCCACGCGCTGCACACGCTGCGCAACGAATATCCGGCCTTCGGCGGCAGCTGGACCGTGGTCCATCACACCGCCCTGCTGCTGGAACTGATCACCGCCGGCGCACTGACGGTGACCAAACCGGTCGGGCGCAGCGTGACCTTCCACGACCCCTGTTACCTCGGTCGCTACAATGGCGAGATCGAGGCGCCGCGCGCCCTGCTCGATGCCATCGGCGTGGAGCGTCGGGAAATGCTGCGCTCCGGCCTGCGGTCGAGCTGTTGTGGCGGCGGCGGCGGCGCTCCGCTGACTGACGTGTCGGGCGAACGCCGCATTCCCGACGTCCGCATGGAGCATGTCCGGGAAACCGGCGCCTCGCTGGTCGCCGTCGCCTGCCCCAACTGCGCCCTGATGCTCGAAGGCGTCGTCGGTCCCCGGCCGGAGGTGGCGGAGATCGCCGAGCTGGTGCTCGCCGCGACGGAGACCGCCCGATGA
- a CDS encoding NADH:flavin oxidoreductase, whose protein sequence is MSSPAEALLKPLQIKHLTIRNRVMSTSHAPGYGSEGKPKERYQLYHEEKAKGGIGLTMFGGSSSVAVDSPAAPWNQISVADDSVVPFLREFSDRVHRHGAALMIQLTHMGRRTRWDTENWLPTVSASASREPAHRNTPKEMEDFDFKRIIASYAAAARRCKEGGLDGFELSAAHGHLIDQFWSPSVNRRTDKYGGSLENRMRFGIEVFEAIRAEVGSDYIVGMRMSGDELIDDGLSHEDCIAIARTYAERGLIDFVNVLGGQARDHLAHAISLPNMSFPVAPFLHLASGIKREAGIPVFHAQRVTDLATAARAVEEGHVDMVAMTRAHIADPHLVRKLMEGRLDDVRQCVGAGYCIDRIYVGGDALCIQNAATGRERTMPHVIPKAERKRRVVVVGGGPGGLEAARVCAERGHSVVLLERNAAPGGQIGIAAKATWREAMSGITRWLSQQVTKLGVDVRLGVEADRAAVEAETPDVVILATGGRPNRGDFKGADLAVSTWEVLTGAVEPTGTVLMYDGTGQHHGASCAEFMAKRGALVEIATPDRMIAEEVGTTNQPIHLRELYKLNVVMTTNHQLVEIYPEGNRRVAVLRNEYTHEEEERLVDQIVVELGTLPNDGLYFDLKDHSLNRGETDLDSLIAGRPQPVQTNGHGGYTLHRIGDAVAGRNIHAAIYDAARLCKDI, encoded by the coding sequence ATGTCCTCGCCCGCCGAAGCCCTTCTGAAGCCTCTGCAGATCAAGCATTTGACGATCCGTAACCGCGTGATGAGCACGAGCCACGCGCCGGGCTACGGGTCCGAAGGCAAGCCGAAGGAGCGCTACCAGCTCTACCACGAGGAGAAGGCAAAAGGCGGCATCGGCCTGACGATGTTCGGCGGTTCCTCCTCCGTCGCGGTGGACAGCCCGGCGGCGCCGTGGAACCAGATTTCCGTCGCGGACGACAGCGTCGTCCCCTTCCTCCGCGAATTCTCCGACCGGGTGCATCGCCATGGCGCGGCGCTGATGATCCAGCTGACCCACATGGGCCGGCGCACCCGCTGGGATACCGAGAATTGGCTTCCCACCGTCTCCGCCTCGGCCAGCCGGGAACCGGCGCACCGCAACACGCCGAAGGAGATGGAGGATTTCGACTTCAAGCGGATCATCGCCAGCTATGCCGCCGCCGCCCGCCGCTGCAAGGAAGGCGGCCTAGACGGCTTTGAGCTGTCGGCCGCCCACGGTCACCTGATCGACCAGTTCTGGAGCCCCTCGGTCAACCGGCGCACCGACAAGTATGGCGGCAGCCTGGAGAACCGCATGCGCTTCGGTATCGAGGTGTTCGAGGCGATCCGCGCCGAGGTCGGCAGCGACTACATCGTCGGCATGCGCATGTCGGGTGACGAGCTGATCGACGACGGCCTCAGCCACGAGGACTGCATCGCCATCGCCCGCACCTATGCCGAACGCGGGCTGATCGATTTCGTCAACGTGCTGGGCGGACAGGCGCGCGATCATCTGGCGCACGCCATCTCGCTGCCCAACATGTCCTTCCCGGTCGCCCCCTTCCTGCATCTGGCCAGCGGCATTAAGCGCGAGGCGGGCATTCCCGTCTTCCATGCCCAGCGCGTGACGGACCTCGCCACCGCCGCCCGCGCGGTGGAGGAAGGCCATGTCGACATGGTCGCCATGACCCGCGCCCACATCGCCGACCCGCATCTGGTGCGCAAGCTGATGGAAGGGCGGCTGGACGACGTGCGCCAGTGCGTCGGCGCCGGCTATTGCATCGACCGCATCTATGTCGGCGGCGACGCGCTGTGCATCCAGAACGCCGCCACCGGGCGCGAGCGCACCATGCCGCACGTGATCCCGAAGGCGGAGCGCAAACGCCGCGTGGTCGTTGTCGGCGGTGGCCCCGGCGGCCTGGAAGCCGCCCGCGTCTGCGCCGAGCGCGGCCATTCGGTCGTCCTGCTCGAACGCAACGCCGCCCCCGGCGGCCAGATCGGCATCGCCGCCAAGGCGACCTGGCGCGAGGCGATGAGCGGCATCACCCGCTGGCTGTCCCAGCAGGTCACCAAGCTGGGCGTCGATGTCCGCCTTGGGGTGGAGGCCGACCGCGCCGCCGTCGAGGCCGAGACTCCCGATGTGGTGATCCTCGCCACCGGCGGCCGCCCCAACCGCGGCGACTTCAAGGGCGCCGATCTGGCGGTGTCGACCTGGGAGGTCCTGACCGGGGCGGTGGAACCGACGGGGACCGTCCTGATGTATGACGGCACCGGCCAGCATCACGGCGCCTCCTGCGCCGAATTCATGGCCAAGCGCGGTGCGCTGGTGGAGATCGCCACCCCCGACCGCATGATCGCGGAGGAGGTCGGCACCACCAACCAGCCGATCCACCTGCGTGAGCTGTACAAGCTGAACGTGGTGATGACCACCAACCATCAGCTCGTGGAAATCTACCCGGAGGGCAACCGCCGCGTCGCCGTCCTGCGCAACGAATACACCCACGAGGAGGAGGAACGGCTGGTCGACCAGATCGTGGTGGAGCTGGGAACGCTGCCCAACGACGGCCTCTATTTCGATCTGAAGGACCATTCGCTGAACCGCGGCGAGACCGATCTCGACAGCCTGATCGCCGGCCGGCCGCAGCCGGTGCAGACCAACGGCCATGGCGGCTACACGCTGCATCGCATCGGCGACGCGGTGGCCGGCCGCAACATCCACGCCGCCATCTACGACGCCGCGCGACTGTGCAAGGACATCTGA
- a CDS encoding GlxA family transcriptional regulator gives MGKTVEYRRFGGSGPAPRQEERALLSVGFILTNNFTLTALAPFIDALRLAADEGDRSRQIRCRWTIMGSRAEPVMSSCGIGVARWEPLTDPRRFDYVVVVGGLLHAGPQLDDETLAYLRAAASYGVTLVGVCTGSFVLSRIGLMKNRRCCVSWYHHRDFIEEFPDLVPVADQLYVVDRDRITCSGGAGVADLAAFLIERHLGRATAQKTMHILLIDKARPASQSQPQPPTVVEITNDRVRRALLLMEQHISDPLSVEEIVRRLNVSTRQFERLFRLAVGTSPATYYRTLRLRYGHWLLRNTKRSVTAIANEAGFADCAHFSRQFRELFGISPSEVRRTAEPDAEADPHLSPLAAFRRTNGDSLLPDRRLFEDQAPTAQEGVATD, from the coding sequence GTGGGGAAGACAGTGGAATATCGCCGTTTCGGCGGTAGCGGTCCCGCACCCCGGCAGGAGGAACGCGCGCTGTTGTCGGTCGGGTTCATCCTGACCAACAATTTCACGTTGACGGCGCTCGCCCCCTTCATCGACGCCCTGCGGCTGGCGGCCGACGAGGGCGACCGGTCGCGCCAGATCCGGTGCCGCTGGACCATCATGGGATCGCGGGCGGAGCCGGTGATGTCCAGCTGCGGCATTGGCGTCGCCCGCTGGGAACCGCTGACCGATCCCCGCCGCTTCGACTATGTGGTCGTGGTGGGGGGGCTGCTGCACGCCGGCCCGCAGCTGGACGACGAGACGCTGGCCTATCTGCGCGCCGCGGCATCCTACGGCGTGACCCTGGTCGGCGTGTGCACCGGCAGCTTCGTGCTGAGCCGCATCGGCCTGATGAAGAACCGGCGCTGCTGCGTCAGCTGGTATCATCACCGCGATTTCATCGAGGAATTTCCCGATCTGGTGCCGGTGGCCGACCAGCTCTACGTGGTGGACCGCGACCGCATCACCTGTTCGGGCGGCGCCGGAGTGGCGGACCTTGCCGCCTTCCTGATCGAGCGCCATCTGGGCCGCGCCACCGCCCAGAAAACCATGCACATCCTGCTGATCGACAAGGCTCGTCCCGCCAGCCAGTCGCAACCGCAGCCGCCGACGGTCGTCGAGATCACCAACGACCGTGTCCGCCGCGCCCTGCTGCTGATGGAGCAGCACATCAGCGACCCGCTGTCGGTGGAGGAGATCGTCCGCCGCCTGAACGTCAGCACCCGGCAATTCGAACGGCTGTTCCGGCTGGCCGTCGGCACCAGCCCGGCCACCTACTACCGGACACTGCGCCTGCGCTATGGCCATTGGCTGCTGCGCAACACCAAGCGGTCGGTCACCGCCATCGCGAACGAGGCCGGCTTCGCCGACTGCGCCCATTTCTCCCGCCAGTTCCGCGAACTGTTCGGCATATCACCGTCTGAGGTGCGCCGCACCGCCGAGCCGGATGCGGAGGCCGATCCGCATCTCTCGCCTCTCGCCGCTTTCCGGCGCACGAACGGGGACTCCCTGCTGCCCGACCGCCGCCTGTTCGAGGACCAGGCGCCGACGGCCCAAGAGGGTGTGGCAACGGACTGA
- a CDS encoding hybrid-cluster NAD(P)-dependent oxidoreductase — protein MTMQQDAAPPPVRDWDPEIDDTLVCRAVRDETHDVKTFVFAPRRPCLFRFKPGQFITLELPIGGETIHRSYTVSSSAARPHRLSITVKRVPGGPVSNWLHDTLKPGDTIRAVGPLGDFTPGESETPRKFLFLSGGSGVTPLMSMTRTFDDLGEDHDIVFVHAARTPADIVFRRELDALTGPGRRLRVAHVCEGIGTEAHWAGFTGRLSLPMLGLIAPDFMEREVYVCGPGPFMKAVRAFLEQGGFDMGRYHQESFNFEELTAELAAGEPPARSGPVQEAAPTDGFRVEFAKTGRVFACPPDMAVADAASAAEIRVPTSCSRGMCGTCKTRLISGTVEMSHTGGIRKREIDQGLILLCCSRPTSDLVIER, from the coding sequence ATGACGATGCAGCAGGATGCGGCTCCGCCTCCGGTCCGGGATTGGGATCCCGAAATCGACGACACGCTGGTGTGCCGGGCGGTGCGGGACGAGACGCATGACGTGAAGACCTTCGTCTTCGCGCCACGGCGCCCCTGCCTGTTCCGGTTCAAGCCGGGTCAGTTCATCACGCTGGAGCTGCCCATCGGCGGGGAAACCATTCACCGCAGCTACACCGTCTCCTCCTCCGCCGCGCGACCGCACCGGCTCTCGATCACCGTCAAGCGCGTGCCCGGCGGTCCGGTGTCGAACTGGCTGCACGACACGCTGAAGCCGGGCGACACGATCCGCGCGGTCGGCCCCCTCGGCGATTTCACGCCGGGGGAGTCCGAGACTCCGCGCAAGTTCCTGTTCCTGTCCGGCGGCAGCGGCGTCACGCCCCTGATGTCGATGACCCGGACCTTCGACGATCTGGGCGAGGATCACGACATCGTCTTCGTCCACGCCGCCCGGACGCCTGCCGACATCGTCTTCCGCCGCGAACTGGACGCGCTGACCGGTCCCGGCCGCCGCCTGCGCGTCGCCCATGTGTGCGAAGGCATCGGCACCGAGGCCCATTGGGCGGGTTTCACCGGCCGGCTGTCTCTGCCGATGCTCGGGCTGATCGCTCCGGACTTCATGGAGCGGGAGGTCTATGTCTGCGGCCCCGGCCCCTTCATGAAGGCAGTGCGCGCCTTTCTGGAGCAGGGCGGCTTCGACATGGGCCGCTACCACCAGGAAAGCTTCAATTTCGAGGAACTCACGGCAGAACTTGCCGCGGGAGAGCCGCCGGCGCGATCCGGACCGGTCCAGGAGGCAGCGCCCACAGACGGCTTCCGCGTGGAATTCGCAAAAACCGGCAGGGTCTTCGCCTGCCCGCCCGACATGGCGGTCGCAGATGCGGCATCGGCCGCCGAGATCCGGGTCCCGACCTCCTGCTCACGCGGGATGTGCGGAACCTGCAAGACGCGGTTGATCTCCGGTACGGTGGAAATGAGCCACACCGGCGGCATCCGCAAACGTGAAATCGACCAGGGGTTGATCCTGCTCTGTTGCAGTCGCCCGACCAGTGATCTGGTGATAGAGCGTTAG
- a CDS encoding SRPBCC family protein encodes MSSEISIEALLTRRKKGHSLEAPFYTSEEIFKLDMEIIFGRHWLHVGVEPDVAEPGDVMVVDIGKTSVIVMRDDDMELRAFHNVCRHRGARIILQEKTSVGNLVCSYHQWTYGQDGELLFAEHMGSDFDRKCRNLKKVHIRSVGGLIFICLAEEAPDDIDRMAAAIEPYILPHDLKNCKVAKTVDLIEKGNWKLTMENNRECYHCVSNHPELTIPLFEYGFGFAPDGTNPKRMEHAAKYDALVQSCHAGWEAAGFPSREVDRLTDTTGFRAERLPLDGAGEAHTKDTRSASKKLLGSITERKLGALSFWTQPNSWNHFMSDHIVTFSVFPLGPDRNLLRTRWLVHKDAVEGVDYDLNRLTEVWEATNQQDADLVEISHNGALSPAYEPGPYSPYTEPLVEKFTEWYVGRMAQHLLGKQAPMGVAAE; translated from the coding sequence ATGTCGTCCGAGATTTCCATAGAAGCCCTGCTGACGCGCCGCAAGAAGGGGCACAGCCTGGAAGCCCCGTTCTATACCAGCGAGGAGATCTTCAAGCTGGACATGGAGATCATCTTCGGCCGCCATTGGCTGCACGTGGGTGTGGAGCCGGACGTGGCGGAGCCGGGCGACGTGATGGTGGTGGATATCGGCAAGACCTCCGTCATCGTCATGCGCGACGACGACATGGAACTGCGGGCCTTTCACAATGTCTGCCGCCACCGCGGCGCGCGCATCATCCTCCAGGAGAAGACCTCGGTCGGCAATCTGGTGTGCAGCTATCACCAGTGGACCTACGGCCAGGACGGCGAGCTTCTGTTCGCCGAGCATATGGGCAGTGATTTCGACCGCAAGTGCCGGAATCTGAAGAAGGTTCACATCCGGTCGGTCGGCGGCCTGATCTTCATCTGTCTGGCGGAGGAAGCGCCGGACGACATCGACCGCATGGCGGCGGCCATCGAGCCCTACATCCTTCCGCACGATCTGAAGAACTGCAAGGTCGCCAAGACGGTGGACCTGATCGAGAAGGGCAATTGGAAGCTCACGATGGAGAACAATCGTGAATGCTACCACTGCGTCAGCAACCATCCGGAACTGACCATCCCGCTGTTCGAATACGGCTTCGGCTTCGCCCCCGACGGCACCAACCCGAAGCGGATGGAACATGCCGCCAAGTACGACGCGCTGGTGCAGTCCTGCCACGCCGGTTGGGAAGCGGCCGGCTTCCCCAGCCGCGAGGTCGATCGCCTGACCGACACCACCGGCTTCCGCGCCGAGCGCCTGCCGCTGGACGGCGCCGGCGAGGCCCACACCAAGGACACGCGCAGCGCTTCCAAGAAGCTGCTGGGGTCGATCACCGAGCGCAAGCTGGGCGCCCTGTCCTTCTGGACCCAGCCGAATTCCTGGAACCACTTCATGAGCGACCACATCGTTACCTTTTCGGTGTTCCCGCTCGGTCCCGACCGCAACCTGCTGCGCACCCGCTGGCTGGTTCACAAGGACGCGGTCGAGGGTGTCGATTACGACCTGAACCGCCTGACAGAGGTGTGGGAGGCAACCAACCAGCAGGATGCCGATCTGGTCGAGATCTCGCACAACGGCGCCCTCAGCCCCGCCTACGAGCCGGGTCCCTATTCGCCCTACACCGAGCCGCTCGTGGAGAAGTTCACGGAATGGTACGTCGGCCGCATGGCCCAACATCTGCTGGGCAAGCAGGCGCCGATGGGCGTCGCCGCCGAATAA
- a CDS encoding glycine betaine ABC transporter substrate-binding protein produces MKIFGKALGVLLSAAMTVSLGTGVIAAPAQAAEKSINIGWTAWSDAEAVTKLAKAVIEERYGYKVELTMADIGIQYQGIASGKLDAMLMSWQPLTHKPYLDKVGKDVVDLGPLYTRARLGWVVPDYIPVDQVKSIEDLKKPDVQQKLGGKIQGIDPGSGLMQASEKALKTYDLKGLQLVSASDAAMLAALERAMKRNEWIVVTSWSPHWMFANWKLRYLDDPKGALGGLESVNAIVRKGFYQDHPEIFEFLNRMVLPIGDLEAMMQEARQTSYEQAVDNYIKNNKARVDYWVTGKL; encoded by the coding sequence ATGAAAATCTTCGGTAAAGCCTTGGGCGTGCTGCTTTCGGCGGCCATGACGGTCAGTCTGGGGACCGGCGTGATCGCCGCCCCGGCGCAGGCCGCCGAGAAGTCCATCAACATCGGCTGGACCGCCTGGTCCGACGCCGAAGCGGTGACGAAGCTGGCCAAAGCCGTGATTGAGGAGCGGTACGGTTACAAGGTTGAGCTGACCATGGCCGACATCGGCATCCAGTATCAGGGCATCGCCAGCGGCAAGCTGGACGCCATGCTGATGTCGTGGCAGCCGCTGACCCACAAGCCCTATCTCGACAAGGTCGGCAAGGACGTGGTCGACCTCGGCCCGCTCTACACCCGTGCCCGCCTGGGCTGGGTGGTGCCGGACTATATCCCCGTCGATCAGGTCAAATCCATCGAGGATCTCAAGAAGCCGGACGTGCAGCAGAAGCTGGGCGGCAAGATCCAGGGCATCGATCCGGGATCGGGGTTGATGCAGGCATCCGAAAAGGCGCTGAAGACCTATGATCTGAAGGGCCTGCAGCTGGTGTCGGCCAGCGACGCCGCGATGCTCGCCGCTCTGGAGCGGGCCATGAAGCGCAACGAGTGGATCGTCGTGACGAGCTGGAGCCCGCACTGGATGTTCGCCAACTGGAAGCTGCGCTACCTGGACGATCCCAAGGGCGCGTTGGGCGGGTTGGAGAGCGTGAACGCCATCGTCCGCAAAGGCTTCTACCAGGATCATCCGGAAATCTTCGAGTTCCTGAACCGGATGGTCCTGCCGATCGGCGATCTGGAAGCGATGATGCAGGAAGCCCGGCAGACCAGCTACGAGCAGGCGGTCGACAATTACATCAAGAACAACAAGGCCCGGGTCGATTATTGGGTCACCGGCAAGCTTTGA